A window from Montipora capricornis isolate CH-2021 chromosome 7, ASM3666992v2, whole genome shotgun sequence encodes these proteins:
- the LOC138057230 gene encoding lebercilin-like, with product MDHLLYEIALRSQHKARTLHFEARKLGDTLDGLKHENKELKRLQRSQTREIHERHDFVDMANLSLKGLRRDVRSSEESCVGAQTMHRRKNKKVIQLENESKRLTKLVELGSTLPTLEELERRIEKAHGKLEKKNDSIAKLQLKLEDQDKAMNKEQQMEKRRLIKLQNEIEETDKECQELVTRIKAAERKIHETNIYSRKLRCPPRQTFPAITWYPPSDEQSPTNKVEKWLDKHAESNSFL from the exons ATGGATCACCTTTTGTATGAAATAGCTCTGCGTTCACAACACAAAGCAAGAACGTTGCATTTTGAAGCCAGGAAATTGGGCGACACCTTGGACGGTTTAAAACATGAGAATAAAGAATTGAAACGACTCCAGAGATCCCAAACAAGAGAGATTCACGAACGACATGATTTCGTGGATATGGCGAATCTGTCACTCAAAGGACTTCGCAGAGATGTGAGGTCTAGTGAGGAAAGCTGTGTTGGCGCCCAGACTATGCACAG GAGGAAAAACAAGAAAGTCATTCAACTGGAGAATGAGAGCAAGAGACTCACAAAATTAGTTGAGCTTGGATCAACGCTGCCAACCTTGGAGGAACTGGAAAGAAGAATTGAAAAAGCTcatggaaaacttgaaaagaaaaatgatagCATTGCA AAACTGCAGTTAAAACTTGAGGACCAAGACAAAGCAATGAACAAGGAGCAACAAATGGAGAAAAGGCGTTTGATAAAGTTGCAAAACGAGATAGAGGAAACCGATAAAGAATGCCAAGAATTAGTAACTAGAATAAAG GCGGCTGAAAGGAAAATTCACGAAACCAATATATATAGTCGTAAACTCAGATGCCCTCCTCGGCAAACTTTTCCGGCCATAACCTGGTACCCACCTTCAGATGAACAGTCGCCGACGAATAAAGTTGAAAAGTGGCTTGATAAACATGCTGAATCAAATTCATTTTTATGA
- the LOC138057228 gene encoding adenosine receptor A2a-like, whose protein sequence is MATVRGIVDYWNMTSEEALVQVWLNVDNAGTIFTTVAVLATITFPITTFGNFLIVLSVWMDPLRKLRSSPSNFIIFSMAVADLLVGLVACPLAAFWGLALLYKYTNAQFGFLKFFATLINVSVGHILLLSIDRFFAVVTPLQYRAKVTNKRVCIVSFTCWIYNLVFGFVFSLLRKHYALMGTLYNVQIFCILICIVVINVLTLYRFHKYSHSTEVLDDQHAGVPRQMILQRERTVSKAIAIVISAFLLCFIPWFVVQIILYICFTCNLSLLMLVYSIAAAVMYANSAINPFLYAWRLPKYKETFKHILKKRTCFRRYETREAVDHVEDTRL, encoded by the coding sequence ATGGCGACTGTTCGAGGTATCGTTGACTATTGGAACATGACAAGTGAAGAAGCTTTGGTTCAAGTTTGGCTCAATGTCGATAACGCTGGGACAATCTTCACTACTGTTGCTGTTCTGGCTACGATCACGTTCCCAATAACAACGTTTGGAAATTTCCTAATTGTTTTATCAGTTTGGATGGACCCTCTTCGAAAACTTCGATCTTCGCCTTCGAACTTTATCATCTTCTCCATGGCTGTTGCAGATCTTTTGGTTGGGCTGGTTGCCTGTCCACTCGCTGCCTTTTGGGGTTTGGCCTTATTATACAAGTACACCAACGCACAATTTggttttttaaagttctttgcAACGTTAATAAACGTAAGTGTTGGTCATATACTTCTTCTCAGCATTGACAGATTCTTTGCTGTGGTGACTCCTCTCCAGTATCGAGCCAAGGTGACGAATAAACGAGTCTGCATCGTTTCTTTCACGTGTTGGATTTACAATTTAGTGTTTGGGTTTGTGTTCTCGTTGTTGCGAAAGCATTATGCGCTAATGGGAACTCTTTATAATGTACAAATCTTCTGTATTCTCATCTGCATCGTGGTCATCAACGTTCTCACTTTGTACCGCTTTCACAAGTATTCACACAGCACCGAAGTACTGGATGACCAGCATGCAGGGGTACCTCGTCAAATGATACTCCAGAGAGAAAGGACCGTGAGCAAAGCTATTGCAATTGTCATCTCTGcgtttttattgtgtttcattcCTTGGTTCGTCGTACAGATCATATTGTACATTTGCTTTACATGCAATTTGTCGTTGCTGATGCTTGTGTATTCTATCGCTGCCGCTGTTATGTACGCGAATTCTGCAATCAATCCATTTTTGTACGCTTGGAGACTTCCTAAATATAAAGAGACATTCAAGCACATCTTAAAAAAGCGAACATGTTTCCGAAGGTATGAAACAAGGGAGGCCGTGGATCATGTTGAAGATACAAGGCTTTGA